TACCTTTTCATACACTAAGTGAGGAAGAAGTGCTCAAAAGGCTGGAAACTAGGAAAGATGGTTTGTCTTCCGGTGAAGCCGCTAAACTTCTGGAGCAGTATGGGAAGAACGTACTTCAAGAAGCAAAAACTAAATCTCTGCTAGGAAAATTTATTGAACAATTTAAAAATGTAATGATCTTTATTTTGCTAGTGGCGGCAGTATTGTCTGGGGTTTTGGGAGAATGGACAGATACAGTCATTATTTTGTTGGTAGTCATCCTGAATGCGGTACTTGGCGTTATTCAGGAAAATAAGGCAGAGCAGGCGCTAGATGCCCTGAAAAGTATGTCCTCTCCGCATGCCAGAGTGCGACGTGGAGGTCAGGTCTCAGAGATTAAAAGTGAAGATCTCGTACCTGGGGATATCGTATTGCTGGAAGCTGGAAATGTAGTTCCGGCGGATATTAGACTGTTAGAAGCTGCTTCTTTGAAAACAGAGGAAGCCGCGTTAACCGGAGAATCATTACCTTCAGAAAAGAAGGTTGGTGTGCTTGAGGGAAGCGACATTGTTATCGGGGATCGCACCAATATGGCTTATATGAGCAGCAATGTAACTTACGGTAGAGCGGTTGGTGTCGTCACAGCTACAGGAATGCAGACTGAAGTCGGCAGGATTGCTGGGTTTATCTCGGAGGAAGAGAATGATGTAACACCGCTGCAAAAGAAACTAGATGAACTAGGAAAATATTTCACCTTTATTATTCTTGGTGTCTGTGTAGTCATTTTTGCCGTCGGTATATTTGAGGGTAGAGAGCTGCTGGATATGCTTCTCACCTCGATCTCACTTGCAGTAGCAGCGATTCCTGAAGGGCTGCCAGCAATTGTGACGATTATCTTGGCACTCGGAGTGCAGCGGATGGCTAAACGTAAAGCGATCATTCGCAAACTCCCCGCTGTAGAAACGCTCGGAAGCACCGAAATTATTTGCTCTGACAAGACAGGTACTTTGACTCTAAACAAGATGACTGTCGAAAAAGTGCATGTCAATGGAACTACGAAAGAAGCTGCTGAAGGTCTTGAAGGGACACCGGGTGGTGAACTATTGCTTCAGGCTATGACGCTTTGTAATGATTCCAGCATTGACGAAGGGAATTCCTCTGAAGAACCTGGAGGGAATGATGGAGCTAAGGACCCGCAAACTAAGAGTGGTAAAGCGATTATCGGGGATCCTACGGAAACAGCGTTAGTGGACTACGCGCTCAGTATAGGTACTGACAAAAGGGATTTAGAAAAGAAATTCCCACGTAAAAATGAACTGCCATTTGACTCCGATCGCAAGCTGATGACGACGATTCATGAAGTTGAGAACGGACGTTATCGTGTGTTAACGAAAGGTGCACCAGATGTGCTTTTGTCCAAATGCAGCCATATCTATGTGGATGGAGAGATCGTTCCTTTTAATGATGAACATTCACGACATATCATGGAAAGTAATACAATGCTTGCGAATGATGCACTGCGGGTGCTGGCATTTGCTTTCAGAGATGAACAGCAGCTACCGACTAACCTCTCCCCGGAAGCTACGGAGAAAGAACTTATATTTATCGGTTTAGTCGGTATGATTGATCCTCCACGAGAGGAAGTACGGGATGCGGTAGCAATCTGTCGTAAAGCGGGGATTAGACCTGTAATGATTACAGGAGATCATCGAGATACTGCAGCGGCCATTGCTAAAAGATTAGGTATTATCGAAGATGAGACAGGCGTATTGACCGGCAGTGAGCTGGATAAATTCAGTGAAGAGGAATTTGCTGAGAAAGTCACTAATTATTCGGTTTATGCACGTGTATCTCCTGAACATAAAGTTCGGATCGTTAAGGCGTGGAGGAAAAAAGGGAAGATTGTTGCCATGACGGGTGACGGTGTGAATGATGCTCCTGCGCTTAAATCATCAGATATCGGCGTCGGGATGGGCATCACAGGAACGGATGTAGCTAAGGGCGTCTCAGATATGGTGCTAGCTGATGATAACTTTACGACCATAGTTGTTGCTGTTGAAGAAGGACGGAAGGTTTACAGCAATATCCGTAAGGCCATCCAGTTCCTACTCTCAGCCAATCTTGGGGAAGTGCTTACGCTATTCATTGCAACCATGATCGGCTGGCGTATACTCGAGCCAATTCATATTCTGTGGATTAATCTTGTTACCGATACCCTACCGGCACTAGCTCTTGGGCTTGAGAAGGCGGGGGGTGATTTGATGTCGAAGAAACCACGCAAAGCCAGCAGCAGTATCTTTGCTGGAGGCGTGGGAATCGGGATCATCTACCAGGGTATATTAGAGGCCGCGCTTACGCTGTTTGTATACCAGTGGGCACATACCCATTACAATGAGGGGATTGCGGTTACGATGGCATTCGCCACATTAGGATTGCTGCAAATTTCTCATGCGTTTAACGTCAGATCCAATACGAAATCGTTGTTCCAGATTGGCTGGTTCAGCAACCGGTATATGCTGTGGGCATCACTGATCTCTACACTTATGCTGGTGCTGGTGATTATCATCCCAGGACTGAATGACTGGTTTGGTGTCTCGCATTTAAGCGGGTTACAGTGGGGAATTGTAATTGCTGCAGCACTGGCGATTATAGTGATTGTAGAGTTTGTAAAGCTGTTTGTACGTTTAAGTGGCAAGGGCAAGAACTGGGATTAAGAATACCGCTTTATGCTGCAACAAAGAAGCCTGAACCCTTCCATAGCGGAGGATTCAGGCTTTCTTAATAGGTGCCTTTAGCCAGTAATATGGGTTACAGAATGCGCTGCATATGCAGGATTACGTTGCTCCAATACCCTGAGTCCAGCTCACTGATCTGAACCCCGGGATCACCCCAAGTATGAATGAACTTTCCATCCCCAATGTAAATACCGACATGCCCGGGTATAGCGTCACTTTCAAACCGACCTGGGACAGTGAAGAATATAAGATCGCCGACATCTAATGCACTGCGTTGTACGCGAGAACCTATATTATCTTGATCCTTGGCTAAGCGCGGTAAGTTTACACCGAATTGTTTGAATACATGCCTTGTAAAAGAAGAACAATCAAATTTCTTAGTCTCTTCATAAGGCCCGGTACCGAATTCATAAGGCACACCTAAGAATTTTTTGGCATAAGTAACTAATTCCTTCTTGTCTGCTTCAGAAATACTTTGAATGTGAAATGGTTTAGCTTCATTCAATGATTTAGCAGATGGTGTTTTTATAATAGCTTCATGGTCGGTCGGTGTGGCTATGTTGATTTCACCAGACTGAGGATTCCAACCCACCTCCGTTTGAAGAAATTTGGATAGGGCTAAAGGTGTGATATAGATTTGACCTTCTTGTCGTCTAGGTGCCTGCGGTAATGTGATTTTCTCACCTAGGGAGAAGACTTGAGTAGAGCCAGGGCGCAGCATATACATAACATCACTGTAGCCAATTTTGGTGTATCCCCCATGAGTAGCATCATCTTTCATACGATAACCGAGTGAAGTAATCGCAGGTTTGAGTGGAATCCAGTACTTTCCTTGAGCATCGGTGATGGCGGACTTTTCATAATAACTTGAGGCTTGCATGCCATCGGGAGTTACGGCGTTTACCTTGGGTTTTTGTGATTGTGAAGAGTAACCGCATGCGGTACTTGATAAAACGGCAGCGAGCAATACAGTAGCAGTGGATAGTAATTTTTTGTGGTTATTAGGCATATGACACGCTCCAAATTCAAACTGTAGTTTAAGTTTGTGCAGGGGGCTTTTTTTTATGTAATGGGGACCAAGGCAATCACTGTAAGACATAACCAAGTCCTTCCTATATTGGTGAGTTATGCGCTATAAAATTTGTAATCTATGGAAGTAGGATAAGTGATTGACGGATAAACAACCTCCATATAATATAGGTTTAATAGATTTCTATCATTATTGTGAGGTACGTGTAAGCTTATGCTTTAATGCTTTTATCGATAAAAGTGATAATGCTGAGTCGCTCACTTTGATGCACGCGTTAATAATCTAATGAAATGGGGTACTTTAATGAAAAAGAGAAACATTTTTGCAGGTTTAAGCTTATGCTTCATGCTAGTAGCTGCTGGCTGTGGCAACAATAATGCCGCTGTAAACTCAGGAAACGCAACAAGCACTGGAAATGCGCCAACGAATGCTGGAACCGCTGATTCCAAAACGTACAAAATCGCAATTTCCCAATACGTAGAACATCCATCACTTGATGCTACACGCGAAGGTATTCTTGCTGCTTTGAAGGATGCCGGGCTTGTTGAAGGAGAGAACCTGAAGGTTGACCTTGAGAATGCTCAAGCTGACCCTGCGAATAACTTGACCATTGCTCAGAAGATTGCAGCTGACACTAATGATTTGGTATTGGCTATTGCAACACCTTCTGCTCAATCGGTTGTTCAAGCGCTTAGTAAATCAAGTAAGGACACTCCGATACTGTTCGCAGCAGTGACTGATCCACTCGATGCAAAGATCGTAACTGATCTGGAGCACCCAGGTGGAAATGTTTCTGGTGTATCAGATACGAATCCTGAAGCTATTAATAGATTAATGCAATTCATTGCTACTCAATTTCCTAATGTGAAGAAGCTGGGCATTGTTATCAATGAAGGTGAACCGAATGCTGTAATTATGGCGGATATTGCTAAGAAAGAGCTGGATAAACATGGCATTGAGCTTGTGAAGGCAGCCATCACAAATACTTCTGAAGTGAAGCAAGCTGCTGAATCACTAGCTGGTCGTGTAGATGCATTCTACATTACTTTGGATAACACAGTAGTGAGCGCTGTTGATACGATTATTCAAACAGCTAATGATAAGAAAATACCGTTCTTCTCCAGCGACCGGGATACCGTTGAAAAAGGCGCATTTGCAACCGTTGGCTTCAAATATTTCGACCATGGTTACCAAGTTGGACAAATGGCAGTGGACATTCTGAAGAATGGTAAAAAGCCAGCAGATATGAAAGTAACGATGCAAGAAAAGCTCGATCTTATCCTTAACCTTAAAGCGGCTGCCGCACAAGGCATAGAAGTGACGGATGCGATGAAAAAAGAAGTTGCCGATCAAGCTAACAATATTATTCAATAAGACATTCTATAGGGGCGATTCCATGAGGGCGCCCCTTGATGCTTGAAAGGAGAAGACTTCTATGTATGATTCAATGCTCGGGGCTGTGGAGATGGGTTTGCTCTATGCATTTATGGCTTTAGGGGTGTATATTACTTTTCGCATTTTGGATTTTCCTGATTTGACTGTAGATGGAAGCTTTACTACTGGCGGTGCTATTGCAGCCGTTATGATTACCAATGGTTATGCACCCTGGTTAGCCACGCTTGCTGCTATTGCAGGTGGGATGCTGGCAGGAATGTGTACCGGTCTACTACATACGAAGGGCAAGATTAATGGATTGTTATCCGGGATTCTAATGATGATCGCACTTTATTCCATCAATCTGAGAATTTTTGGCGGTAAGCCTAACTGGTCACTAATGGGTGATACCACGTTGTTCTCGTCCATCAATCCGCTTCTTGTTCTTCCTTTTATTGTTTTATTTGTGAAAATTCTAATGGATTTATTCTTGCGTACTGATCTTGGGCTTGCTTTAAGGGCTACCGGAGATAATGCAAGAATGATCCGTAGTCTGGGTGTAAACACAGATAACACGACAATTCTCGGCGTCAGTTTATCCAACGGAATGGTGGCACTTTCAGGTGCATTGATCACTCAGTATTCTACCTTTGCGGATTCCTCAATGGGTATAGGGATGATTGTTATCGGCTTAGCTTCGGTAATCATTGGTGAAGCCATTTTCGGTGCTGGAAATGTTTTCCGTGCGACGTTGGCAGTTGTTCTGGGATCTATTGTTTACCGAATCGTAGTTGCATTAGCCTTGTATGTACCATGGTTGAGACCTTCGGATCTTAAGCTGATTACGGCGATTATCGTTATTTTCGCACTTGTATTCCCATCGATTCAGCGTTTCTTGAAGCAGAAGAATATGGCGCGTAAACGTTCGCTTGAATTAGCTGAACAAGCGATTAGCAGCAAGAGAGGAGGCACCATCGATGCTTAAACTGGATAACGTATCTAAGCTGTTTAATCCTGGGACACCGGATGAGAAGATCGCGCTACTTGGCATTGATTTGGAGCTTCTTCCTGGTGACTTTGTTACCATTATTGGAAGCAATGGTGCTGGTAAATCAACGCTAATGAACATTATTTCTGGTGTGATGAAGCCGGATCTTGGTTCAGCTAGTATTGAAGGGAATTCGATTAGCCATTTAGCAGAATATCAGCGCAGTCGCTGGATCGGACGGGTTTTTCAGGACCCGATGGCAGGTACGGCTCCACGGATGACGATTGAAGAAAATTTAGCGATGGCTTTTAAAAGAGGGAAGAGTAGAGGATTATCGTTTGGTGTAAATGCAGCGAGACGGACGATGTTTCGTGAGGAGTTAAGTCGTCTCGGGATTGGATTGGAGAATCGTCTGCGAGCTAAGGTAGGATTATTATCTGGTGGGGAGAGACAAGCACTGAGTTTGCTAATGGCAACCTTTACCCAGCCGCAAATTTTGCTGTTAGACGAACATACAGCGGCACTTGATCCTTCACGAGCGGAGCTGATTACTAAACTGACAGAGTCTATCGTCCGTGAGATGAAGCTGACTACGCTTATGGTTACCCATAACATGGAGCAGGCTATACGTCTTGGCAATCGTCTTATCATGATGGATAAAGGCCGTATTATCCTTGATATTGATGAAACAAGGAAAAAGGATCTTACGGTAGAACGCCTGCTGGGAGAATTTGAGACCATCAGTGGTCATAAACTGGCGGATGATCGAATGATGCTTGGTTAGTTTTGTATAGGAGTATCTTAGGCTCAGGATAGGGGCTTAAAGTGAATTCTGACTCTGGATTTCACTTTAAGTCCTTTTTGTTGTAAGTTTTCCCGAATGCTTCAATATCATTTATGATAGGATATAGTGACGATAAATATTATTCCCATAATAAGGGTTTGGAGTGAATTGGAGGATGCTTATGTTTTGGAAGAATGTTAGCGCTTACAGGAGTTCGGGTATTTTTAATAAAATGATATTGATCATTTCATTTTTGCTGCTGCTGTCCTTTCTGTTCTCTTTAACCGTCCTGCAGTATGTTTATCGAATTTATGACAAGCAAATCTATGAAAAGGCATCTGAAGTGCTGGGAATGTCATCTATCAGTATAGAGAGTACTTTGAGAGAGCTGGAACAACTTTCTTTTACAGTGGTCTCTGATGAGCAAATTCAGGAATGTCTTCGCCAGTTGCAGGATGATCCTCAACCATATGAGCGGCAGGTCCTACATAATAAAATCATTAACAGGTTAGTTGCCTTTGCAGGAGCAGAGAAATACGTTTATTCCATGATGTTATTGGATACGAATGGCGGCGCTATGACTGCGGGTAATCGGGAAGGTGTATCACAGGATCTCCAGGATCAATTAAAGCCTCTGGCTAAGGAAGCTAGCGGTAGTATTGTGTGGTATCCCCAAGGGAATAAGAATTCACTCCTGGCTGTTCGGCAGATTAAATCTTACACCGGATCAACCTTTACGCTGGACGATTTAGGGACGTTAGTCATTCGAATTCGGATTGATCGTATTATTGCAGATAGCACTAGTAACACTTCGGATGGCGATCAGTTGATTGTTGCAGATGCGACTTCAGGGCTAGCGGTTTATCCCCAAACTCCGATGTTGCTGCCAAATGAGCTTAAAGCGGAAACGGAACGTTCCGAGCTTTATCGTACGGCTAAGTATGAAGAAGGAACATATTTTATAACGAAGACTAAATCATCTTATATGGAATGGATGTATATC
This genomic stretch from Paenibacillus sp. FSL H7-0737 harbors:
- a CDS encoding ABC transporter ATP-binding protein, whose translation is MLKLDNVSKLFNPGTPDEKIALLGIDLELLPGDFVTIIGSNGAGKSTLMNIISGVMKPDLGSASIEGNSISHLAEYQRSRWIGRVFQDPMAGTAPRMTIEENLAMAFKRGKSRGLSFGVNAARRTMFREELSRLGIGLENRLRAKVGLLSGGERQALSLLMATFTQPQILLLDEHTAALDPSRAELITKLTESIVREMKLTTLMVTHNMEQAIRLGNRLIMMDKGRIILDIDETRKKDLTVERLLGEFETISGHKLADDRMMLG
- a CDS encoding calcium-translocating P-type ATPase, SERCA-type; translation: MNSNDPKSQGQVPFHTLSEEEVLKRLETRKDGLSSGEAAKLLEQYGKNVLQEAKTKSLLGKFIEQFKNVMIFILLVAAVLSGVLGEWTDTVIILLVVILNAVLGVIQENKAEQALDALKSMSSPHARVRRGGQVSEIKSEDLVPGDIVLLEAGNVVPADIRLLEAASLKTEEAALTGESLPSEKKVGVLEGSDIVIGDRTNMAYMSSNVTYGRAVGVVTATGMQTEVGRIAGFISEEENDVTPLQKKLDELGKYFTFIILGVCVVIFAVGIFEGRELLDMLLTSISLAVAAIPEGLPAIVTIILALGVQRMAKRKAIIRKLPAVETLGSTEIICSDKTGTLTLNKMTVEKVHVNGTTKEAAEGLEGTPGGELLLQAMTLCNDSSIDEGNSSEEPGGNDGAKDPQTKSGKAIIGDPTETALVDYALSIGTDKRDLEKKFPRKNELPFDSDRKLMTTIHEVENGRYRVLTKGAPDVLLSKCSHIYVDGEIVPFNDEHSRHIMESNTMLANDALRVLAFAFRDEQQLPTNLSPEATEKELIFIGLVGMIDPPREEVRDAVAICRKAGIRPVMITGDHRDTAAAIAKRLGIIEDETGVLTGSELDKFSEEEFAEKVTNYSVYARVSPEHKVRIVKAWRKKGKIVAMTGDGVNDAPALKSSDIGVGMGITGTDVAKGVSDMVLADDNFTTIVVAVEEGRKVYSNIRKAIQFLLSANLGEVLTLFIATMIGWRILEPIHILWINLVTDTLPALALGLEKAGGDLMSKKPRKASSSIFAGGVGIGIIYQGILEAALTLFVYQWAHTHYNEGIAVTMAFATLGLLQISHAFNVRSNTKSLFQIGWFSNRYMLWASLISTLMLVLVIIIPGLNDWFGVSHLSGLQWGIVIAAALAIIVIVEFVKLFVRLSGKGKNWD
- a CDS encoding C40 family peptidase, which produces MPNNHKKLLSTATVLLAAVLSSTACGYSSQSQKPKVNAVTPDGMQASSYYEKSAITDAQGKYWIPLKPAITSLGYRMKDDATHGGYTKIGYSDVMYMLRPGSTQVFSLGEKITLPQAPRRQEGQIYITPLALSKFLQTEVGWNPQSGEINIATPTDHEAIIKTPSAKSLNEAKPFHIQSISEADKKELVTYAKKFLGVPYEFGTGPYEETKKFDCSSFTRHVFKQFGVNLPRLAKDQDNIGSRVQRSALDVGDLIFFTVPGRFESDAIPGHVGIYIGDGKFIHTWGDPGVQISELDSGYWSNVILHMQRIL
- a CDS encoding ABC transporter permease, whose amino-acid sequence is MYDSMLGAVEMGLLYAFMALGVYITFRILDFPDLTVDGSFTTGGAIAAVMITNGYAPWLATLAAIAGGMLAGMCTGLLHTKGKINGLLSGILMMIALYSINLRIFGGKPNWSLMGDTTLFSSINPLLVLPFIVLFVKILMDLFLRTDLGLALRATGDNARMIRSLGVNTDNTTILGVSLSNGMVALSGALITQYSTFADSSMGIGMIVIGLASVIIGEAIFGAGNVFRATLAVVLGSIVYRIVVALALYVPWLRPSDLKLITAIIVIFALVFPSIQRFLKQKNMARKRSLELAEQAISSKRGGTIDA
- a CDS encoding ABC transporter substrate-binding protein, whose translation is MKKRNIFAGLSLCFMLVAAGCGNNNAAVNSGNATSTGNAPTNAGTADSKTYKIAISQYVEHPSLDATREGILAALKDAGLVEGENLKVDLENAQADPANNLTIAQKIAADTNDLVLAIATPSAQSVVQALSKSSKDTPILFAAVTDPLDAKIVTDLEHPGGNVSGVSDTNPEAINRLMQFIATQFPNVKKLGIVINEGEPNAVIMADIAKKELDKHGIELVKAAITNTSEVKQAAESLAGRVDAFYITLDNTVVSAVDTIIQTANDKKIPFFSSDRDTVEKGAFATVGFKYFDHGYQVGQMAVDILKNGKKPADMKVTMQEKLDLILNLKAAAAQGIEVTDAMKKEVADQANNIIQ